In Pseudomonas sp. Leaf58, one DNA window encodes the following:
- a CDS encoding ABC transporter ATP-binding protein, with the protein MLVIEQLHKSFPTPQGPLPVLQGVDLRLARGSSLALMGESGSGKSTLLHLVAGLDRADSGRILIDDTPLDNRSEASLALWRRTGIGLVFQQYNLISSLDVAANLAFQARLAARHDPHWVAYLAQHLGLADVLARYPEQLSGGQQQRVAIGRALAGRPAWLLADEPTGSLDEASSDEVLKLLLQLVAEVGSGLLMVTHSPRLAVRLQQRCHLQAGRVRLGPSG; encoded by the coding sequence ATGCTGGTCATCGAACAACTGCACAAGTCATTCCCCACCCCCCAGGGCCCGCTCCCCGTGCTGCAGGGTGTCGACCTGCGCCTGGCACGCGGCAGCAGCCTGGCGCTGATGGGCGAATCGGGCAGTGGCAAGAGCACCTTGCTGCATCTGGTGGCGGGCCTGGACCGCGCCGACAGTGGCCGCATCCTGATCGACGACACCCCGCTAGACAACCGCTCCGAGGCCTCGTTGGCGTTGTGGCGGCGAACAGGCATAGGCCTGGTGTTCCAGCAGTACAACCTGATCAGCAGCCTGGACGTGGCCGCCAACCTGGCGTTCCAGGCCAGGCTGGCCGCTCGCCACGACCCGCACTGGGTGGCTTACCTGGCGCAGCACCTGGGCTTGGCGGATGTGCTGGCGCGTTACCCGGAGCAACTGTCCGGCGGCCAGCAGCAGCGGGTTGCCATCGGCCGCGCCCTGGCCGGGCGGCCGGCCTGGCTGCTGGCCGACGAACCCACCGGCAGCCTTGACGAAGCCAGCAGCGACGAAGTGCTGAAGCTGCTGCTGCAGTTGGTGGCCGAAGTAGGTAGCGGCCTGCTGATGGTGACCCACAGCCCCCGGCTGGCGGTACGTTTGCAGCAGCGCTGCCACCTACAGGCCGGCCGTGTGCGCCTGGGGCCAAGCGGATGA
- a CDS encoding ABC transporter permease, giving the protein MRLLALALLALLSHWRRHRVQFVSIFTGLWLATALWTGVQALNSQARSDYARASAVLAGPLQAQLVPRKGERFEQALYLQLRSLGWAVTPVLEGRLRLPGEPVRSLRLIGIEPLSLPPASSIAGVQPQTFDLQAFIGTPGQAWVGPDTLRQLGANPGQALRDSEGQLLPPLLLQPGLAPGVMVVDIGHAQALLHAPGQLSRLLLAATTGPLPAAIAPYLELQPRQDDGGLQRLTDSFHLNLTALGLLAFVVGLFIAHAAIGLALEQRRGLIRNLRACGISRNTLLCALVLELGLFAVLGGLAGVASGYGLAAWLLPDVAASLRGLYGAQVAGTLNLPAWWWLVGVLVSVLGALLAGLSSVLRAARLPLLALAQPQAWRLAQGPWLRRQALLAGLLLVLAVGCGVLGNSLPSAFALLASLLLAAALLLPTLLDGVLASLARYSRRPLSQWFVADSRQQLPALSLALMALLLALAASVGVGSMTEGFRKTFVGWLDLRLSADLYVTPRDSAQGLQIAEWLVRQPSVRGVLPGWRVETQLQGLPVQLQGIVDSPVYLKRWPLLAQQPNAWGQLARGQAVMLSEQLARRLKLQLGDNLVLPATPATVQTVVAIYADYGNPKGHVLVNADWLRGHWPQATLTGLSVDLAAGQVSALRAALQQRFALDASRVVEQARLKRWSTDVFNRTFAATAALNSLTLGVAGVALFINLLTLGQTRLGQLAPLWALGVRRTHLAWLSLGQTLLLSSLTVLLAIPLGIVLAWSLVAVVNVQAFGWRLPLYVFPAQLLQLAVLGMLTSVLASAWPLWQLARRQPHELLRPFADEA; this is encoded by the coding sequence ATGAGGCTATTAGCGTTGGCCCTGCTTGCGCTGCTCAGCCACTGGCGGCGCCATCGCGTGCAGTTCGTCAGTATCTTTACCGGCCTGTGGCTGGCCACGGCGCTGTGGACCGGTGTGCAGGCACTGAACAGCCAGGCACGTAGCGACTATGCCCGAGCCAGCGCGGTGCTGGCCGGGCCTTTACAGGCGCAGCTGGTGCCGCGCAAAGGTGAGCGGTTCGAGCAGGCGCTGTACCTGCAACTGCGCAGCTTGGGCTGGGCGGTGACGCCGGTGCTGGAAGGGCGCTTGCGTTTGCCTGGCGAGCCCGTACGTAGCCTGCGCTTGATCGGCATCGAGCCGCTGAGCCTGCCGCCCGCCAGCAGCATTGCCGGTGTGCAGCCGCAAACGTTCGACTTGCAAGCTTTCATCGGCACCCCCGGGCAAGCCTGGGTTGGGCCAGATACCTTGCGTCAGCTGGGCGCGAACCCCGGGCAGGCCCTCCGCGACAGCGAAGGGCAGCTGCTGCCGCCCTTGCTCCTGCAGCCGGGGTTGGCACCGGGGGTGATGGTGGTGGATATCGGCCACGCTCAGGCGCTGCTGCATGCACCTGGGCAGTTATCGCGCTTGTTGCTCGCCGCTACGACGGGGCCGTTGCCTGCGGCTATCGCACCCTATCTTGAGCTGCAACCCCGGCAGGACGATGGCGGCTTGCAGCGGTTGACCGATAGTTTTCACCTCAACCTGACCGCCCTCGGCCTGTTGGCCTTTGTTGTCGGCCTGTTCATCGCCCATGCTGCAATTGGCTTGGCACTGGAGCAGCGGCGCGGCCTGATCCGCAACCTGCGCGCCTGTGGCATCAGCCGAAACACCCTGTTATGTGCCCTGGTACTGGAACTGGGCCTGTTCGCGGTACTGGGTGGGCTGGCGGGCGTGGCCAGTGGTTATGGGCTGGCCGCGTGGCTGTTGCCCGACGTGGCCGCCAGCTTGCGCGGCCTGTATGGCGCCCAGGTCGCGGGCACGCTGAACCTGCCTGCGTGGTGGTGGCTGGTGGGCGTGTTAGTGAGCGTACTGGGGGCGTTGCTGGCAGGTTTGAGCAGCGTACTGCGTGCGGCCCGGTTGCCGTTGCTGGCGCTGGCGCAACCTCAGGCTTGGCGCTTGGCGCAGGGCCCGTGGTTGCGGCGTCAGGCTTTGCTGGCCGGCCTGTTGCTGGTGCTGGCCGTGGGGTGTGGCGTGCTGGGTAACAGCCTGCCCAGCGCGTTCGCCTTGTTGGCAAGTTTGCTGCTGGCGGCGGCGTTGCTGCTCCCCACCTTGCTCGACGGGGTGCTGGCGAGCCTGGCGCGTTATAGCCGGCGGCCATTATCACAGTGGTTCGTCGCCGACAGCCGTCAGCAGTTGCCCGCCCTGAGCCTGGCGTTGATGGCCTTGTTGCTGGCGCTGGCCGCCAGTGTCGGGGTGGGCAGCATGACCGAGGGCTTTCGCAAGACCTTTGTCGGCTGGCTTGACCTGCGCCTGTCGGCCGACCTGTATGTCACCCCACGCGACAGCGCCCAAGGCTTGCAGATAGCCGAATGGCTCGTGCGGCAACCTTCAGTGCGTGGGGTACTGCCGGGCTGGCGTGTGGAAACGCAATTGCAGGGCTTGCCGGTGCAGCTTCAGGGCATTGTCGATAGCCCCGTCTATCTCAAGCGTTGGCCCTTGCTCGCGCAGCAGCCAAACGCCTGGGGGCAACTGGCGAGAGGGCAGGCCGTGATGCTCAGTGAGCAACTGGCCCGGCGCCTGAAACTGCAACTGGGCGATAACTTGGTGCTGCCCGCAACGCCCGCTACAGTCCAGACCGTGGTGGCGATCTACGCCGATTACGGCAACCCCAAAGGGCACGTGCTGGTCAACGCCGACTGGCTACGTGGGCACTGGCCGCAGGCAACCTTGACCGGCTTGAGTGTCGATCTGGCAGCCGGCCAGGTGTCGGCGCTCAGGGCAGCCTTGCAACAGCGCTTTGCTCTGGACGCCAGCCGCGTGGTGGAACAGGCGCGGCTCAAGCGCTGGTCGACCGACGTGTTCAACCGTACCTTCGCCGCCACCGCTGCGCTCAACAGCCTCACCCTTGGCGTGGCCGGCGTGGCGCTGTTCATCAATCTGCTGACCCTGGGCCAGACCCGCCTGGGCCAGTTGGCGCCGCTGTGGGCGCTCGGCGTGCGGCGCACGCACCTGGCCTGGCTAAGCCTTGGGCAGACACTGCTGCTCAGCAGCCTTACCGTGCTACTGGCGATCCCGCTGGGTATCGTGCTGGCCTGGAGCCTGGTCGCGGTGGTGAACGTGCAGGCATTCGGTTGGCGTTTGCCGCTCTACGTGTTCCCCGCGCAACTGCTGCAGTTGGCCGTGCTGGGCATGCTCACCAGCGTGTTGGCTAGCGCCTGGCCACTGTGGCAACTGGCGCGTCGTCAGCCGCACGAACTGTTGAGGCCGTTTGCCGATGAAGCGTAG
- a CDS encoding lipocalin-like domain-containing protein, producing the protein MKRSAWLLLCGVLGGCDQPAEQSYAGLGRQAGEFSQVSRDQRLAFPRDHGAHDGFRIEWWYVTANLKDAQGRDWGAQWTLFRSALRPGSETASWNSPNLWMGHAALTGPGGHQSAETLARGGIGQAGVQAQPFRAWINDWSLQGRVGIDRLQMIAAGAGFRYDLQLRSDRPLVLHGEHGYSEKSGKGQASYYYSQPFYRVRGEVQQGGQCIAVSGLAWLDREWSSQPLAAGQTGWDWFSLHLDSGAKLMLFQVREAQGQAYRAGTWVGPWGEVVALQGAQVQLQAQAWSRQKNGKQVPTRWRVQVPGQGVDVQIEALQPQAWMDTRVPYWEGPVRLTGSAGGRGYLEMTGY; encoded by the coding sequence ATGAAGCGTAGCGCGTGGCTGTTGCTGTGTGGGGTGCTGGGCGGCTGTGATCAGCCTGCCGAGCAAAGCTATGCCGGGCTTGGCCGGCAGGCGGGTGAATTCAGCCAGGTGAGCCGCGATCAGCGCCTGGCATTCCCACGCGACCATGGCGCCCACGATGGTTTTCGCATCGAATGGTGGTACGTCACCGCCAACCTCAAGGATGCCCAGGGGCGAGACTGGGGCGCGCAGTGGACGCTGTTCCGCTCGGCCCTGCGCCCAGGCTCGGAAACAGCCAGTTGGAACAGCCCGAACCTATGGATGGGGCACGCAGCGCTGACAGGCCCGGGCGGTCATCAGTCTGCAGAAACCCTGGCACGCGGTGGTATCGGCCAGGCCGGTGTGCAGGCCCAGCCGTTCCGCGCCTGGATCAATGACTGGTCGTTGCAGGGCAGGGTTGGCATTGACCGCCTGCAGATGATCGCCGCGGGTGCAGGTTTTCGCTATGACTTGCAACTGCGCAGCGATCGGCCCTTGGTGCTGCACGGGGAGCACGGCTACAGCGAAAAATCTGGCAAGGGGCAGGCTTCGTACTATTACAGCCAGCCGTTCTATCGGGTGCGCGGGGAAGTGCAGCAGGGCGGCCAGTGCATTGCGGTCAGCGGCCTGGCCTGGCTGGACCGGGAATGGAGCAGCCAGCCGCTGGCTGCCGGGCAAACGGGTTGGGATTGGTTTTCGCTGCACCTGGACAGTGGCGCCAAGCTGATGCTGTTCCAGGTGCGCGAGGCGCAGGGGCAGGCCTATCGCGCCGGCACCTGGGTTGGCCCGTGGGGTGAGGTGGTGGCGCTGCAGGGCGCGCAGGTTCAGCTACAGGCACAGGCTTGGTCGCGGCAGAAGAACGGCAAGCAGGTGCCAACGCGATGGCGGGTGCAGGTGCCGGGGCAGGGCGTGGATGTACAGATCGAGGCGCTGCAGCCGCAGGCCTGGATGGACACGCGGGTGCCGTATTGGGAAGGGCCGGTGCGTTTGACCGGCAGCGCGGGGGGGCGCGGGTATCTGGAAATGACCGGCTATTAG
- a CDS encoding enoyl-CoA hydratase, with the protein MTELITREQDQGLLTLAFNRPDKLNALNTAMYQQLGDLLLAAGEDPDVEAIIITGGPRCFSAGNDLRDFLDNPPSDLDSPVFRLMRVVMGLDKPLIAAVSGAAIGIGATLLLHCDQVLVSRSTKLRMPFAPLGVCPEFGSSLLLPRLLGQARAARLLLANELLDGEQLVAWGLANELHEDGEQCLAAARQLARRLQGYPQAALRLSKRLLKDSQRRELEATVARESQLFIECLHTEEARAVLRALIKD; encoded by the coding sequence ATGACCGAGCTGATCACACGTGAGCAGGACCAAGGCCTGCTGACCCTGGCTTTCAACCGCCCCGACAAACTCAACGCCTTGAACACTGCCATGTACCAGCAATTGGGCGACCTGCTGTTGGCGGCGGGAGAAGACCCTGATGTCGAAGCGATCATCATCACCGGCGGCCCACGCTGTTTCAGTGCCGGCAACGACCTGCGCGACTTCCTCGACAACCCACCCAGCGACCTGGACAGCCCGGTGTTCCGCCTGATGCGGGTGGTAATGGGCCTGGACAAACCGCTGATCGCTGCCGTCAGTGGCGCGGCGATCGGCATCGGGGCCACCTTGTTGCTGCATTGCGACCAGGTGCTGGTCAGCCGCTCGACCAAGTTGCGCATGCCATTCGCGCCGTTGGGTGTGTGCCCAGAATTTGGCTCCAGCCTGTTGCTGCCACGCCTGCTTGGCCAGGCCCGGGCGGCTCGCCTGCTGCTGGCAAACGAGTTGCTCGATGGCGAACAGCTGGTGGCCTGGGGGCTGGCCAATGAGCTGCATGAGGACGGTGAACAGTGCCTGGCAGCAGCCCGGCAGTTGGCGCGGCGGCTGCAAGGTTACCCGCAAGCGGCACTGCGCCTGAGCAAGCGGCTGCTCAAGGACAGCCAGCGGCGAGAGCTGGAGGCAACGGTGGCGCGGGAAAGCCAGTTGTTCATCGAGTGCTTGCATACCGAAGAAGCGCGGGCAGTATTGCGGGCGCTTATCAAGGATTGA
- a CDS encoding TetR family transcriptional regulator C-terminal domain-containing protein produces the protein MSQEARYHRMLPELRKANLVEATLVCLKRHGFQGASIRKISAEAGVSVGLISHHYAGKDELVAEAYMAVTGRVMGLLREAMAQAAPNARERLSAFFRASFCAELLDPQLLDAWLAFWGAMKTAEAINQVHDHSYGEYRNELSGLLATLAGEEGWQGFDADLAAISLSALLDGLWLESGLNPGTFTPEQGVVICEAWVDGLQAGGRRRFSLPEGC, from the coding sequence ATGAGCCAGGAAGCCCGCTACCACCGCATGCTGCCGGAATTGCGCAAAGCCAACCTGGTCGAAGCGACCCTGGTGTGCCTCAAGCGCCATGGGTTTCAGGGGGCTTCGATCCGCAAGATCTCAGCTGAGGCCGGCGTCTCGGTAGGGCTGATCAGCCACCACTACGCTGGCAAGGACGAACTGGTGGCCGAAGCCTACATGGCCGTCACCGGCCGGGTGATGGGCCTGCTGCGCGAAGCCATGGCCCAGGCCGCGCCGAATGCCCGTGAGCGGTTGTCGGCGTTCTTTCGTGCCTCGTTCTGTGCCGAGCTGCTCGACCCGCAATTACTCGACGCTTGGCTGGCGTTCTGGGGCGCGATGAAGACCGCCGAGGCGATCAACCAGGTGCATGACCACTCCTACGGCGAGTACCGCAATGAACTGAGTGGGCTGCTGGCCACGCTGGCCGGCGAGGAGGGCTGGCAGGGCTTCGATGCCGACCTCGCGGCGATCAGCCTGAGTGCCCTGCTCGACGGCTTATGGCTGGAGTCGGGGCTTAACCCTGGCACCTTCACCCCCGAGCAGGGCGTGGTTATTTGCGAGGCTTGGGTTGACGGCCTGCAAGCCGGTGGCCGGCGGCGCTTCAGCCTGCCGGAGGGCTGTTGA
- a CDS encoding response regulator, producing MTARVLIVDDDPLIRDLLQAYLSQEGYEVHCADTAEKAEALLGSQDVDLVLLDIRLPGKDGLTLTRELRVRSEVGIILITGRNDDIDRIVGLECGADDYVIKPLNPRELVSRAKNLVRRVRHAREVHPAPACAQSLKQFADWALDTDRRRLIDTRGGQTLLTHGEFQLLSVFLRNSGHTLSRDQLMDQIRNREWVPNDRSIDVLVGRLRRKLHDDPAEPQLIITIHGTGYLFTASVAA from the coding sequence ATGACGGCTCGGGTATTGATCGTCGATGACGATCCACTTATTCGTGACTTGCTGCAGGCCTATCTGTCCCAGGAAGGCTATGAGGTGCACTGCGCCGACACCGCCGAAAAGGCCGAAGCCCTGCTCGGCAGCCAGGATGTCGACCTGGTGCTGCTGGACATCCGCCTGCCCGGCAAGGACGGCCTCACCCTGACCCGCGAGCTGCGGGTGCGCTCAGAGGTCGGCATCATCCTGATCACTGGCCGCAACGACGACATCGACCGCATCGTCGGCCTGGAATGCGGCGCCGACGACTACGTGATCAAACCGCTCAACCCCCGCGAACTGGTATCGCGCGCCAAAAACCTGGTCCGCCGCGTGCGCCATGCCCGCGAGGTACACCCGGCGCCGGCCTGCGCGCAATCCCTGAAACAGTTCGCCGACTGGGCCCTGGACACCGACCGCCGGCGCCTGATCGACACCCGTGGTGGGCAAACCCTGCTGACCCACGGTGAGTTCCAGTTGCTCAGCGTGTTCCTGCGCAACAGTGGCCACACCCTCAGCCGCGACCAGTTGATGGACCAGATCCGTAACCGCGAATGGGTGCCCAACGACCGCTCCATCGATGTGCTGGTCGGTCGCCTGCGACGCAAGCTGCACGACGACCCGGCCGAGCCGCAACTGATCATCACCATCCACGGCACCGGCTACCTGTTCACCGCCAGCGTGGCGGCATGA
- a CDS encoding ABC transporter substrate-binding protein — translation MSHRAWGVVLSLLAAQAAATEPVRYCDYPVYPPISWSDGHQVRGLAPTVVRELFARMGYPVHTVVLGNWKRCLMDAAAGRVDVVLAYNSDQRDQRMRFSTVAVVREEVAVFYNRLRPVQFQRLEDLAGYRGGLLYGESYGAEFDRFVARHQNIERVSSSQQNFGKLIRGRIDYVIQERRTGQLFIEHLPGAQDIRVLPTALSVDYLRVAVSRQSPLSQHMDEIDAQLRRMSQAGEIERWLEQSEVTYRDMINLPVDAR, via the coding sequence ATGAGCCACCGTGCCTGGGGGGTGGTCCTGTCGCTGCTTGCTGCACAGGCCGCTGCCACAGAGCCGGTGCGCTACTGCGACTACCCGGTGTACCCGCCGATTTCCTGGAGCGATGGCCATCAGGTGCGCGGCCTGGCGCCGACCGTGGTGCGCGAGCTGTTCGCGCGTATGGGCTACCCGGTGCACACCGTGGTACTGGGTAACTGGAAGCGCTGCCTGATGGACGCCGCCGCCGGGCGGGTGGACGTGGTGCTTGCCTACAACAGCGATCAGCGTGACCAGCGCATGCGTTTTTCCACGGTAGCGGTGGTGCGCGAGGAAGTGGCGGTGTTCTACAACCGCCTTCGGCCTGTGCAGTTCCAGCGCCTGGAAGACCTGGCCGGCTACCGCGGCGGGCTATTGTATGGCGAAAGCTATGGCGCCGAATTTGACCGCTTCGTCGCCCGCCACCAAAACATCGAACGGGTGTCTTCCAGCCAGCAGAACTTTGGCAAGTTGATCCGTGGGCGCATCGACTACGTGATCCAGGAGCGGCGCACCGGCCAGCTGTTCATCGAACACTTGCCCGGGGCGCAAGACATCCGCGTATTGCCCACCGCTCTGAGCGTGGATTACCTGCGGGTTGCGGTATCGCGGCAATCGCCCTTGAGCCAGCACATGGACGAAATCGACGCGCAGTTGCGGCGCATGAGCCAGGCCGGCGAAATCGAGCGCTGGCTGGAGCAGAGCGAGGTGACCTACCGCGACATGATCAACCTGCCGGTGGACGCCCGATGA
- a CDS encoding hybrid sensor histidine kinase/response regulator — protein sequence MMRLRTDGLLRRLLLFIVLFSLCFTVLASSVQLYFEYRREMRDIEARMALIRAGYLASLERSLWDLDEAQLDTQLRGLVDFSDVARVRLVSDDFQLLRGEAEPKGPLRIERFPLDYQPPAGPARHLGELEVSIDLGAVHRRLYATGLTSLLWMGVFLCGLAVALSGLFYRLVTRHLQVMAEFARRIAAGHWQEPLRLGRRRSARPDEIDTVAHALDDMRRAILSDIERRERDRLVLQDKRDELQAMVERRTASLARAKDEAEAANLAKSRFLATMSHELRTPLNGILGMAELLRGGRLEAADRQRVEALYKAGEGLLAILNEVLYFARLEEGESRAELVAFSLRQLCQEVLALLEPMARANGDTLQLDIDAHLAEYQHGAEQYLRQVLSNLLANAIKFTEHGQVRLAVQVLASDQGSQRLRLSVSDNGIGIEPAVQARIFDRFVQASEAVARRYGGTGLGLAICKHLVENLGGCIGLDSVQGQGSCFWFELDIARGQQVLGSSLAPSALACLDILVVEDVALNREVAGGLLRRDGHRVSFAEDAKQALQACAQQRYDLILLDVQLPGMSGVEMCRQLRATPGPNRHCRVLALTAGVQPGQVQGYLDAGMQGVLAKPLRLDTLRRALAAAAPSEVVGADANMDWSLLGTHRSLLGEQKLQGLLKVLRQSLEQHAVALAEALPAQDFTEVLHLAHRLAGSCDSLGFSGLAALLRRLEEAALQHDAQALQALDGPLAAQLGQARTTLEQLIQS from the coding sequence ATGATGCGCCTGCGCACCGATGGCCTGCTGCGCCGCCTGCTGCTGTTCATCGTGTTGTTCAGCCTGTGCTTTACCGTGTTGGCCAGCTCGGTGCAGCTGTACTTCGAGTACCGCCGCGAGATGCGCGACATAGAAGCGCGCATGGCATTGATCCGCGCCGGCTACTTGGCCAGCCTGGAGCGCAGCCTGTGGGACCTGGACGAGGCGCAGCTGGATACACAACTGCGCGGCCTGGTGGATTTTTCTGACGTGGCCCGGGTGCGCTTGGTCAGCGATGATTTCCAGCTGTTACGCGGTGAGGCCGAACCCAAGGGGCCGCTGCGCATCGAACGCTTCCCCCTCGATTACCAACCCCCCGCGGGGCCGGCCAGGCACCTGGGCGAGCTGGAAGTGAGCATCGACCTCGGCGCGGTGCACCGGCGCCTGTATGCCACGGGTCTTACCAGCCTGCTGTGGATGGGCGTGTTCCTGTGCGGCCTGGCGGTGGCGCTGTCGGGGCTGTTCTACCGCCTGGTCACCCGCCACTTGCAAGTGATGGCCGAGTTCGCCCGGCGTATTGCTGCAGGCCACTGGCAAGAGCCACTGCGCCTGGGCCGCCGTCGCTCGGCGCGCCCAGATGAAATCGACACCGTGGCCCACGCCCTGGACGACATGCGCCGGGCCATCCTCAGTGACATCGAGCGCCGCGAGCGCGACCGCCTGGTGCTGCAGGACAAGCGCGACGAACTGCAAGCCATGGTCGAACGGCGCACGGCCAGCCTGGCTCGGGCCAAGGATGAGGCCGAGGCCGCCAACCTGGCCAAGTCGCGCTTCCTGGCGACCATGAGCCATGAGCTGCGCACACCACTCAATGGCATTCTTGGCATGGCCGAGCTGCTGCGCGGCGGCCGACTGGAGGCGGCTGACCGCCAGCGCGTCGAGGCCTTGTACAAGGCGGGTGAGGGGCTGTTGGCGATTCTCAACGAAGTGTTGTATTTCGCCCGCCTCGAGGAGGGTGAAAGCCGCGCCGAGCTGGTCGCTTTCTCGCTGCGCCAGTTGTGCCAGGAAGTGCTGGCGCTGCTCGAACCCATGGCCCGGGCCAACGGCGACACGCTGCAACTGGACATCGACGCGCATTTGGCCGAATACCAGCACGGCGCCGAACAGTACCTGCGCCAGGTGTTGAGCAACCTGCTGGCCAATGCCATCAAGTTCACCGAGCATGGCCAGGTGCGGCTGGCGGTGCAGGTGCTGGCCAGTGACCAGGGCTCGCAGCGCCTGCGGCTGTCGGTCAGTGACAATGGCATCGGCATCGAGCCCGCTGTGCAGGCGCGGATCTTCGACCGCTTCGTCCAGGCCAGCGAGGCGGTGGCCCGGCGCTACGGCGGCACCGGCCTGGGCCTGGCGATCTGCAAGCACCTGGTGGAAAACCTGGGGGGCTGCATTGGCCTGGACAGCGTGCAAGGGCAGGGCAGTTGCTTCTGGTTCGAACTGGACATAGCCCGCGGGCAGCAAGTGCTGGGCAGTTCGCTAGCGCCTTCGGCTTTGGCTTGCCTGGATATCCTGGTGGTCGAGGACGTGGCACTGAACCGCGAGGTGGCGGGTGGGCTGCTGCGGCGCGATGGCCACCGGGTGAGCTTTGCCGAAGACGCCAAGCAGGCTTTGCAGGCCTGCGCCCAGCAGCGTTACGACCTGATTCTGCTCGACGTGCAACTGCCCGGCATGAGCGGGGTGGAAATGTGCCGGCAGCTGCGTGCCACGCCAGGGCCAAACCGCCACTGCCGGGTGTTGGCACTGACCGCCGGTGTTCAACCTGGGCAAGTGCAGGGTTACCTGGACGCCGGCATGCAGGGGGTGCTGGCCAAACCCCTGCGCCTGGACACCTTGCGTCGGGCGCTGGCCGCCGCGGCGCCCAGCGAGGTGGTTGGGGCTGACGCGAATATGGATTGGTCACTGCTGGGTACCCACCGCTCGCTGTTGGGCGAGCAGAAGCTGCAGGGGCTGCTGAAGGTGCTGCGCCAGTCACTGGAACAGCACGCCGTGGCGCTGGCCGAGGCGCTGCCGGCCCAGGACTTTACCGAAGTGCTGCACCTGGCTCACCGCCTTGCCGGCAGTTGCGATTCCCTGGGCTTTTCTGGGCTGGCTGCGTTGTTGCGCCGTTTGGAGGAGGCGGCCCTGCAGCATGACGCGCAGGCGTTGCAAGCACTCGACGGGCCGCTGGCCGCCCAGCTTGGCCAGGCCCGCACAACTCTGGAACAGTTGATCCAGAGCTGA
- a CDS encoding amino acid permease, whose amino-acid sequence MTDNHEKIQLTRALKSRHIFMLSLGGVIGTGLFMGSGVTINQGGPVGAILAYLVAGLLMYLVMVCLGELSVQMPVSGSFQAHATKFIGPATGFMIGWVYWMSWATTVGLEFTAAGMLMTRWFPDVPIWYWSALFVVVLFGLNALATRAFGEAEYWFSGIKVATIVGFIIIGVLVIFGAIPLSSGAPAPMLDNLVGESLFPHGLSAVFAVMMTVVYAFQGCEIMGVAAGETEHPEKSIPRAVRNVVFRVLIFYVLAIAVLSAIVPYEQAGLMESPFVQVFDMVGIPFAADLMNFVILTAILSVGNSGLYASTRILWAMSKTGMAPKSLSQLSKRGVPLRALSITLCFALVSLMTSFIAADTLFMVLMAVSGMSGTVTWIVIALAQYRFRKAYLNGGGQLQDLKYKAPLYPLVPLLCITLCSSLFVFLALDETQRPSLYWGFGFIALCYAAYFFVNRRRQGALAPSVPGV is encoded by the coding sequence ATGACTGACAACCACGAGAAAATCCAACTCACCCGCGCCCTGAAAAGCCGGCACATCTTCATGCTGTCGCTGGGCGGGGTAATCGGCACCGGGCTGTTCATGGGCTCGGGCGTGACCATCAACCAGGGCGGGCCGGTCGGTGCGATCCTGGCCTACTTGGTGGCGGGTTTGCTGATGTACCTGGTGATGGTCTGCCTGGGTGAGCTGTCGGTGCAGATGCCGGTATCCGGTTCGTTCCAGGCCCACGCCACCAAGTTCATCGGCCCGGCCACCGGCTTCATGATCGGCTGGGTGTACTGGATGAGCTGGGCCACCACGGTGGGCCTGGAGTTCACCGCTGCCGGCATGCTGATGACCCGCTGGTTCCCGGACGTGCCGATCTGGTACTGGTCGGCGCTGTTCGTGGTCGTGCTGTTTGGCCTCAACGCCCTGGCTACACGCGCCTTCGGCGAGGCCGAATACTGGTTCTCGGGCATCAAGGTGGCGACCATCGTCGGCTTCATCATCATCGGCGTGCTGGTGATCTTCGGCGCCATCCCGCTGAGCAGCGGGGCACCGGCACCGATGCTGGACAACCTGGTGGGCGAGTCGCTGTTCCCTCACGGCCTGTCGGCGGTGTTCGCGGTGATGATGACGGTGGTCTATGCCTTCCAGGGCTGCGAGATCATGGGGGTAGCGGCTGGCGAGACCGAGCACCCGGAAAAGAGCATCCCACGGGCGGTGCGCAACGTGGTGTTCCGCGTGCTGATCTTCTATGTGCTGGCGATTGCCGTGCTGTCGGCCATCGTGCCCTACGAGCAGGCCGGGTTGATGGAAAGCCCATTCGTGCAAGTGTTCGACATGGTCGGCATCCCCTTTGCTGCCGACCTGATGAACTTCGTCATCCTTACCGCCATCCTGTCGGTGGGCAACTCTGGGCTGTATGCCTCTACGCGCATCCTCTGGGCTATGTCGAAAACTGGCATGGCGCCGAAAAGCCTGTCACAGCTGAGCAAGCGCGGCGTGCCGCTGCGGGCGCTGAGCATCACCCTGTGTTTTGCGCTGGTCTCGCTCATGACCAGCTTCATTGCCGCTGACACCCTGTTCATGGTGCTGATGGCGGTGAGTGGCATGTCGGGCACCGTGACCTGGATCGTCATCGCCCTGGCGCAGTACCGCTTCCGCAAGGCCTACCTGAATGGCGGTGGGCAACTGCAAGACTTGAAGTACAAAGCGCCGCTGTACCCGCTGGTGCCGCTGTTGTGCATCACCCTGTGCAGTTCGCTGTTCGTGTTCCTGGCGCTGGATGAAACCCAGCGGCCATCACTGTACTGGGGCTTTGGTTTCATTGCCTTGTGCTATGCGGCGTACTTCTTCGTCAACCGCCGTCGGCAGGGGGCCTTGGCGCCGAGCGTGCCTGGAGTTTGA